A genomic stretch from Candidatus Omnitrophota bacterium includes:
- the nifU gene encoding Fe-S cluster assembly scaffold protein NifU, protein MAEGQYSDLVMKHFTDPHNVGEIPDADGVGNVGNPICGDVMRLYIKVKDGVIVEAKFKTFGCGAAIATSSMVTDMVKGKTIEDALLISNKAVAEALGGLPKVKMHCSVLAEEALRSAIEDYRKRNEGKPRESAS, encoded by the coding sequence ATGGCGGAAGGGCAATATTCGGACTTAGTAATGAAGCATTTCACCGACCCGCATAATGTGGGAGAGATCCCCGACGCCGACGGCGTGGGGAACGTGGGGAATCCTATCTGCGGGGACGTGATGAGGTTGTATATCAAGGTGAAAGACGGCGTTATAGTTGAGGCGAAGTTCAAGACCTTTGGCTGCGGCGCGGCCATAGCCACCAGCTCCATGGTAACGGATATGGTCAAAGGCAAGACAATAGAGGACGCGCTGCTGATCTCCAATAAGGCGGTGGCAGAGGCGTTGGGCGGCCTGCCCAAGGTCAAGATGCACTGCTCTGTATTAGCCGAAGAGGCCTTAAGGTCCGCGATCGAAGACTACAGAAAGAGAAATGAAGGTAAGCCAAGAGAAAGCGCGTCTTAG
- a CDS encoding methylenetetrahydrofolate reductase C-terminal domain-containing protein, with protein MIVTTRKSDDKIKEMLRDRGRVFLIGCGECATTCKTGGEKELLELKQKLESFGKQVTGMAIPDAPCIASQIKTVFAKNRKEISGSDAVLVAACGLGVQSAKENDRLGKDYLPGCDTKFIAAVDAKNDFQEYCSACSECVLDITGGICPVTRCSKGLLNGPCGGVDEGKCELDRERDCAWVLIYKELDKKKKLDLMKARQPARDYSLSNRPRALTLMKG; from the coding sequence ATGATAGTAACAACGCGAAAGAGCGATGATAAGATAAAGGAAATGCTGCGGGATCGCGGACGCGTGTTTCTTATCGGCTGCGGCGAATGCGCCACGACTTGTAAGACCGGCGGAGAAAAAGAGCTGCTTGAGTTGAAACAGAAATTGGAGTCGTTCGGCAAACAGGTAACAGGCATGGCCATTCCCGACGCGCCCTGCATCGCCTCGCAGATAAAGACGGTCTTTGCCAAAAACAGAAAAGAGATAAGCGGCTCCGATGCCGTGCTGGTGGCCGCCTGCGGCCTGGGCGTTCAGTCGGCAAAGGAGAACGACCGGCTGGGCAAGGATTACCTGCCCGGATGCGATACGAAATTTATCGCCGCCGTAGACGCGAAGAATGACTTTCAGGAGTATTGCTCGGCCTGCAGCGAATGCGTATTGGATATAACAGGCGGCATCTGCCCTGTTACGCGCTGTTCTAAAGGGCTCTTAAACGGCCCCTGCGGCGGAGTTGACGAGGGCAAATGCGAATTAGACAGGGAAAGGGACTGCGCCTGGGTGTTGATATACAAGGAACTTGATAAAAAGAAAAAACTGGATTTGATGAAGGCAAGGCAGCCTGCCAGGGACTATTCGCTTTCCAACAGGCCGCGGGCGTTGACGCTTATGAAGGGCTGA
- a CDS encoding replication-associated recombination protein A codes for MPSDTFDLFLEQAPKISRKQPLSVRMRPRSLDEFAGQSHILGKDKLLRRAIEADRLVSIILYGPPGVGKTSLAYCISNATKSDFVSINATTSGVDDLRKIIARAKARLGSAPKRTVLFIDEIHRFNKLQQDVLMPDVEDGNIILIGATVHNPFFSIVSALLSRSLVFELKPLTKEEISAILNNAITDKERGFGSLKFKAETRAIDFLARVSDGDARRALNALEIGALTTKKDKAGRVNFTLANAEESIQKKVVLYDNAEDGHYDTASAFIKSMRGSDPDAALYWLAKMLYAGEDPRFIARRICICASEDVGCADPQALVVAAAALQIAEFVGLPEARIPLAQAAVYVACAPKSNAAYMGIESALSDVEKNALKEVPQHLKDASYPGAEKLGHGEGYKYAHSYEGHYVKQEYVPDKKRYYLPTDIGFEAKIKKRLEELEKRIKDDSNNAKER; via the coding sequence ATGCCTTCCGACACATTCGACTTATTCCTCGAACAGGCCCCCAAGATATCCAGGAAGCAGCCCCTTTCAGTGCGCATGCGGCCGAGGTCGCTGGATGAATTCGCGGGGCAGTCCCACATACTGGGCAAGGACAAGCTGCTGCGCCGCGCCATAGAGGCGGATCGGCTGGTGTCTATCATACTTTACGGCCCTCCCGGGGTAGGCAAGACCAGCCTCGCCTACTGCATAAGCAATGCCACAAAAAGCGACTTTGTTTCAATTAACGCCACTACCTCAGGGGTTGATGACCTCAGGAAGATAATCGCCCGCGCCAAGGCGCGCCTTGGCAGCGCCCCTAAAAGGACCGTGCTTTTCATTGACGAGATACACCGTTTTAACAAGCTCCAGCAGGATGTGCTTATGCCGGATGTGGAAGACGGTAATATAATACTTATCGGGGCAACGGTGCATAACCCGTTTTTCTCCATCGTTTCAGCGCTGCTTTCCCGCTCTCTTGTGTTCGAGTTAAAACCTTTGACTAAGGAGGAGATTTCCGCTATACTAAATAACGCAATTACTGATAAGGAAAGGGGTTTTGGCTCTCTGAAATTTAAGGCCGAAACACGGGCCATTGACTTTTTGGCAAGGGTATCTGATGGGGACGCCAGGCGCGCGCTCAACGCCTTGGAGATCGGTGCCTTGACCACGAAAAAGGACAAGGCCGGCCGCGTAAATTTCACGCTGGCGAATGCCGAGGAGTCCATCCAGAAGAAGGTCGTTCTCTACGATAACGCGGAAGACGGCCACTATGATACGGCATCGGCGTTCATAAAATCAATGCGCGGCTCCGACCCTGACGCGGCCTTATACTGGCTGGCAAAGATGCTTTATGCCGGAGAGGACCCGCGTTTTATCGCCAGAAGGATATGTATCTGCGCCAGTGAAGACGTGGGCTGCGCCGACCCGCAGGCGCTCGTTGTCGCGGCGGCGGCGCTGCAGATCGCCGAATTCGTAGGGCTGCCCGAGGCGCGCATACCTTTGGCACAGGCAGCCGTATATGTTGCCTGCGCCCCAAAATCAAATGCCGCCTATATGGGCATAGAATCCGCCTTATCAGACGTAGAAAAGAACGCCCTTAAAGAAGTACCTCAACACCTTAAAGACGCCTCGTATCCCGGGGCGGAAAAGCTTGGGCACGGCGAGGGTTACAAGTACGCGCACAGTTATGAGGGGCACTACGTAAAACAGGAGTATGTGCCCGATAAAAAAAGGTATTATCTGCCTACGGATATAGGGTTTGAGGCGAAGATAAAGAAGCGGCTGGAAGAGCTGGAGAAAAGGATCAAAGATGATAGTAACAACGCGAAAGAGCGATGA